A portion of the Rhinolophus sinicus isolate RSC01 linkage group LG03, ASM3656204v1, whole genome shotgun sequence genome contains these proteins:
- the ARRDC3 gene encoding arrestin domain-containing protein 3, producing MVLGKVKSLTISFDCLNDSNVPVYSSGDTVSGRVNLEVTGEIRVKSLKIHARGHAKVRWTESRNAGSNTAYTQNYTEEVEYFNHKDILIGHERDDDNSEEGFNTIHSGRHEYAFSFELPQTPLATSFEGRHGSVRYWVKAELHRPWLLPVKLKKEFTVFEHIDINTPSLLSPQAGTKEKTLCCWFCTSGPISLSAKIERKGYTPGESIQIFAEIENCSSRMVVPKAAIYQTQAFYAKGKMKEVKQLVANLRGESLSSGKTETWNGKLLKIPPVSPSILDCSIIRVEYSLMVYVDIPGAMDLFLNLPLVIGTIPLHPFGSRTSSVSSQCSMNMNWLGLSLPERPEAPPSYAEVVTEEQRRNNLAPVSACDDFERALQGPLFAYIQEFRFLPPPLYSEIDPNPDHSADDRPSCPSR from the exons ATGGTGCTGGGAAAGGTGAAGAGTTTGACAATAAGCTTTGACTGTCTTAATGACAGCAATGTCCCTGTGTATTCTAGTGGGGATACAGTCTCAGGAAGGGTGAATTTAGAAGTTACTGGGGAAATCAGagtaaaatctcttaaaattcaTGCAAGAGGACATGCGAAAGTACGCTGGACCGAATCTCGAAACGCCGGCTCCAATACTGCCTATACACAGAATTACACTGAAGAAGTAGAATATTTCAACCATAAAGACATCTTAATTGGACACGAAAGAG atgaTGATAATTCTGAAGAAGGTTTCAACACTATTCATTCAGGAAGGCATGAATATGCATTCAGCTTCGAGCTTCCACAGAC ACCACTTGCTACCTCATTCGAAGGCAGACATGGCAGTGTGCGCTATTGGGTGAAAGCCGAATTGCACAGGCCTTGGCTTCTACCAGTAAAATTAAAGAAGGAATTTACAGTCTTTGAGCATATAGATATCAACACTCCTTCATTACTG tcaCCCCAAGCAGGCACAAAAGAAAAGACTCTCTGTTGCTGGTTCTGTACCTCAGGCCCAATATCCTTAAGTGCCAAAATTGAAAGGAAGGGCTATACCCCAG gtGAATCAATTCAGATATTTGCTGAGATTGAGAACTGCTCTTCCCGAATGGTAGTGCCAAAGGCAGCCATTTACCAAACACAGGCCTTCTATGCCAAAGGGAAAATGAAGGAAGTAAAACAGCTTGTAGCTAACTTGCGTGGGGAATCCTTATCGTCTGGAAAGACAGAAACGTGGAATGGCAAGTTGCTGAAAATTCCACCTGTTTCTCCATCTATCCTCGACTGTAGTATAATCCGTGTGGAATATTCACTAATG GTATATGTGGATATTCCTGGAGCCAtggatttatttcttaatttgccTCTTGTCATTGGTACCATTCCTCTACATCCATTTGGTAGCAGAACCTCAAGCGTAAGCAGTCAGTGTAGCATGAATATGAACTGGCTTGGTTTATCCCTACCTGAAAGACCTGAAG CACCACCCAGCTATGCAGAAGTGGTAACAGAAGAACAAAGGCGAAACAATCTTGCACCAGTGAGTGCCTGTGATGACTTTGAAAGAGCTCTTCAAGGACCACTGTTTGCATATATCCAGGAGTTTCGGTTCTTGCCTCCACCTCTTTATTCAGAG attGATCCAAATCCTGATCACTCAGCAGATGATAGACCATCCTGCCCCTCTCGTTGA